In candidate division KSB1 bacterium, one DNA window encodes the following:
- a CDS encoding O-antigen ligase family protein, which yields MNQIRALYFLLAFCGTVTQGLWVAPLNTEAILILDIPLLLLFVLGHNRRPLNPQIRRIIPMMVVFLLWPVVAIPGAVDKQAAVASMITNVRALFICLAVLLFVNTRNDMEALLAGVSAGLLFQGAVAVLQFRFGYVGLGFLGEGGRSWRAGGTLGHPNVLAMYAMMLSPLAYRMAAFGRGKYRWFFFVAFLVGVAALFASQGRACWLGFAVSMILFFLLDVRKKRIVSRRTIAVWVLLAVVGIAGGYKYRTILTSRFTGAEEELVGQKTSSRMYLAKDALRIIRQHPAVGVGLENYKLHAGEEIMGDKFVHCSYLLVAAEAGVPGLLLFLLLLGMMLSFAWRLARSADPFVANVGTGIMTAMVGLSVALLPSPDYRIVWVKNHVWLLFGISLALGKIAYGDERRMRRLLAMQLLRSKGEVGNQPPALGGQGGRLW from the coding sequence ATGAACCAGATTAGGGCCCTCTACTTTCTTTTGGCCTTCTGTGGCACTGTCACGCAAGGACTATGGGTGGCCCCGCTGAACACGGAGGCCATTCTCATCCTGGACATCCCCCTGCTGCTGCTCTTTGTGCTTGGCCACAATCGGCGCCCGCTAAATCCGCAGATAAGGCGCATCATTCCGATGATGGTGGTTTTTCTCCTCTGGCCGGTGGTGGCCATACCGGGAGCAGTGGACAAGCAGGCTGCCGTGGCCAGCATGATCACCAATGTGCGGGCGCTGTTCATCTGTCTGGCCGTGCTCCTTTTTGTGAACACGCGCAATGATATGGAGGCCCTCCTTGCAGGAGTCAGTGCCGGGCTGCTCTTTCAGGGAGCGGTCGCGGTATTGCAGTTCAGGTTTGGCTACGTGGGCTTGGGCTTTCTCGGCGAAGGGGGAAGGTCTTGGCGCGCCGGCGGCACCCTCGGCCACCCCAATGTGCTGGCCATGTATGCCATGATGCTCAGCCCCCTTGCCTACCGCATGGCAGCCTTCGGCCGGGGCAAGTACCGGTGGTTCTTCTTTGTGGCGTTTCTGGTCGGCGTGGCGGCGCTCTTTGCCTCGCAGGGACGCGCCTGCTGGCTCGGTTTTGCCGTCTCCATGATTCTTTTCTTCTTGTTGGACGTGCGGAAAAAGCGCATCGTCTCGCGCCGGACCATCGCCGTCTGGGTGCTCCTTGCCGTGGTGGGGATCGCCGGCGGCTACAAGTACCGGACCATCCTCACCTCGCGCTTCACCGGCGCCGAAGAGGAACTGGTCGGGCAAAAGACCTCGAGCCGAATGTACTTGGCCAAGGACGCGCTGCGCATTATTAGGCAACATCCGGCAGTGGGGGTGGGGTTGGAAAACTACAAGCTGCACGCGGGCGAGGAGATCATGGGCGACAAGTTCGTGCATTGCTCCTACTTGCTGGTGGCTGCGGAGGCGGGCGTTCCCGGGCTGCTGCTCTTCCTCCTCCTGCTGGGCATGATGCTCTCGTTTGCGTGGCGACTGGCAAGGTCGGCCGACCCCTTTGTGGCCAATGTCGGGACAGGGATCATGACGGCCATGGTCGGGCTCAGCGTCGCCTTGCTCCCTTCGCCCGACTACCGCATCGTCTGGGTGAAGAACCATGTGTGGCTGCTCTTTGGGATCAGTCTTGCATTGGGCAAGATCGCTTACGGGGATGAACGCCGCATGCGCCGCTTGTTGGCCATGCAGCTCCTGCGGAGCAAAGGTGAGGTTGGGAACCAACCTCCAGCTTTGGGTGGCCAAGGGGGAAGGCTTTGGTAA
- a CDS encoding glycosyltransferase family 4 protein produces MRILYLNYLYDLKGCSLGSAVKPMELFRAMDAMGHRVLMCWMKKQPSMPGGGPLTTKARLKKWLRRYLADVKQLLLNVPYLLRALRHAQRFRPDLIVSRLERGLFCDLVLARLKGLPFVVEGDCPGVYEAAQFQKDYIQYRLLSRFIEWLNVRQADAVIVVSEQLRSYFARSGVSPARLHVVSNGADPQSFSPQVSGARVRQRYALTGESVVGFIGSFSTWHGIENLAELMSRLQARAPAVKFLLVGTGGRWKGWLERYVAEHGLAGSVIFAGYVDYQEMPEYLAAMDVVVAPYPQLPFFYYSPVKIYEYMAAGKPVVSTAIGQIAEVIQDGVTGFLCPPDELDCLVQKIALLVGNPLLRRRMGQAARQAILEQHTWMHKAQAWAKVCAQIAEGARGR; encoded by the coding sequence ATGCGCATCCTCTACTTGAACTACCTGTACGACTTGAAAGGCTGCTCCTTGGGCTCGGCGGTCAAGCCGATGGAGCTCTTCCGGGCAATGGATGCCATGGGGCACCGCGTGCTCATGTGCTGGATGAAGAAGCAACCGTCAATGCCGGGCGGCGGGCCGCTCACCACCAAGGCAAGGCTCAAAAAGTGGCTGCGCCGCTACCTGGCCGACGTGAAGCAGCTCCTACTGAACGTCCCTTACCTGCTCCGGGCGCTGCGGCATGCGCAACGTTTCCGCCCGGACCTCATCGTGAGCCGCCTGGAGCGGGGACTGTTTTGCGACCTTGTGCTGGCCAGGCTGAAGGGACTACCGTTCGTCGTAGAGGGTGACTGTCCCGGCGTGTACGAAGCCGCCCAGTTTCAGAAGGACTACATCCAGTATCGGTTGCTGAGTCGCTTCATCGAGTGGCTGAACGTGCGCCAGGCCGACGCGGTGATTGTCGTCTCCGAGCAGCTGCGTTCCTATTTTGCACGCAGTGGTGTGTCCCCAGCGCGCTTGCATGTCGTGAGCAACGGGGCCGATCCGCAAAGCTTCTCACCACAGGTGTCTGGAGCTCGCGTGCGACAGCGCTACGCCCTGACTGGCGAGTCGGTGGTGGGGTTCATCGGTTCGTTCAGCACCTGGCACGGGATCGAGAACCTCGCCGAACTGATGAGCAGGCTCCAGGCGAGAGCGCCGGCGGTGAAATTCCTGTTGGTAGGAACCGGCGGCAGGTGGAAGGGCTGGCTGGAGCGATATGTGGCCGAGCACGGCCTTGCCGGGTCAGTGATTTTCGCCGGCTACGTGGACTACCAGGAGATGCCCGAATACTTGGCGGCCATGGATGTGGTGGTGGCGCCTTATCCACAGCTCCCCTTCTTCTACTACTCGCCGGTCAAAATCTACGAGTACATGGCCGCTGGCAAGCCGGTGGTGAGCACGGCCATCGGGCAGATTGCCGAGGTCATCCAGGATGGGGTGACTGGTTTTCTCTGCCCGCCCGACGAGCTCGACTGCCTGGTGCAGAAGATCGCGCTCCTGGTGGGCAATCCCCTGCTCCGCAGGCGCATGGGGCAGGCTGCCAGGCAGGCCATCCTGGAGCAGCACACCTGGATGCATAAGGCTCAGGCTTGGGCAAAAGTCTGCGCACAGATAGCGGAAGGAGCGCGCGGCCGATGA
- a CDS encoding glycosyltransferase family 39 protein, with protein sequence MKERVARNLQERNWLLLAILVLALAVRLAGIQFGKPFRYHPDEIKLVVQAGRLLEPGGRSTEGLFGLGSYPPLYTYLLALVYGGYGAAGVALGVFKTAAAVKEFYYTETFTFHLIGRVVTALLGTANVLLLYHVGARASNRRVGLLAAMFCATVFLHVRNSHHATVDVPATFMATAALLCAVLVVRRGRWPEVVAGGLLTGLAAATKFNVGVVAVPFVLALLLRAGKEKRGLAGAVGDAALYVGVACIGAGFVMGCPLVVADPQRFLQGLFTYGDLQAQGKVGVGGGFFAYFTGGMSPGYGVFSHNSVPAAIGPVLTVLCVIGIVRLVLRPSRMNLLLIAFIVPYYLVIGSVNYKTMRQFLPLVPFLMLAAAALVDALMAHVRIQSRWRAVAWAVLVAGAVAPELYKDVRWALIMRGPDPRTLAKAWIEEHVPAGTVLAVEKYGPPLLDQDDPKATLRLRSGHYHCTYQIVDSQTRLSFGYRGEPDTLLPVQDYLAGKGAEYFVGDSFTRGSFYLALSEKSFPRLVAHRRAFYSWLEREAEEVARFAPTHNWANLFPTIVVYRLPGRGVGGLQLGQAAQGRAEATHRGVGWR encoded by the coding sequence ATGAAGGAACGCGTTGCCAGAAACTTGCAGGAGCGCAACTGGCTGTTGCTGGCTATCCTGGTGCTCGCCTTGGCTGTGCGCCTGGCCGGCATCCAGTTCGGCAAGCCGTTCCGTTATCATCCCGATGAGATCAAGCTGGTGGTGCAGGCAGGGCGGTTGCTGGAGCCTGGGGGACGGAGCACGGAGGGGCTTTTCGGCCTGGGTTCCTATCCTCCCCTCTACACGTACCTGTTGGCGCTTGTGTACGGTGGGTATGGTGCCGCAGGGGTAGCATTGGGAGTCTTCAAGACGGCGGCAGCCGTCAAAGAGTTTTACTACACCGAGACTTTCACTTTTCACCTCATTGGGCGAGTGGTGACGGCTTTGCTTGGCACGGCCAATGTCTTGCTCCTCTACCATGTGGGCGCGCGGGCGTCCAATCGGCGAGTTGGCCTGCTGGCCGCAATGTTCTGTGCGACCGTGTTCTTGCACGTGCGCAATTCCCACCACGCGACTGTGGACGTGCCGGCGACCTTCATGGCCACCGCTGCTCTGTTGTGTGCCGTGCTCGTGGTGCGGCGTGGCAGATGGCCGGAGGTGGTCGCAGGTGGGTTGCTCACCGGCTTGGCTGCAGCCACCAAGTTCAATGTCGGAGTGGTGGCAGTGCCCTTTGTGCTGGCTCTATTGCTGCGCGCGGGCAAAGAGAAGAGAGGCCTCGCCGGGGCAGTTGGCGATGCGGCCCTCTACGTGGGTGTGGCGTGCATTGGCGCGGGCTTCGTGATGGGCTGCCCTCTGGTAGTGGCAGATCCGCAACGATTCCTGCAGGGGCTTTTCACCTACGGCGACCTGCAGGCCCAAGGCAAGGTCGGCGTGGGAGGAGGCTTCTTCGCCTATTTCACCGGGGGGATGTCGCCAGGCTACGGGGTGTTCAGCCACAACTCAGTGCCTGCAGCCATCGGCCCGGTACTCACAGTGCTCTGCGTGATTGGCATCGTCCGCCTGGTGCTGCGCCCGAGCCGCATGAACTTGCTCCTGATTGCATTCATCGTGCCCTATTACTTGGTGATTGGCTCGGTCAATTACAAGACGATGCGCCAGTTTCTCCCGCTGGTGCCGTTCCTCATGCTCGCGGCCGCGGCCCTCGTGGACGCGCTCATGGCCCACGTGCGCATACAGTCCAGGTGGCGCGCTGTCGCTTGGGCGGTCCTCGTGGCCGGTGCAGTAGCGCCTGAGCTCTACAAGGATGTGCGCTGGGCCCTGATTATGCGCGGCCCCGACCCGCGCACTTTGGCTAAAGCCTGGATTGAGGAACACGTGCCCGCTGGGACTGTGCTGGCCGTGGAGAAGTACGGGCCACCGCTCTTGGATCAGGACGACCCCAAGGCTACTCTCCGCTTGCGGTCTGGCCACTACCACTGTACCTACCAAATAGTGGACAGCCAAACGCGGCTCTCCTTTGGCTATCGGGGCGAGCCGGACACGCTGCTCCCAGTACAAGACTATCTGGCCGGCAAGGGAGCCGAGTACTTCGTCGGCGATTCGTTCACGCGTGGCAGCTTTTACTTGGCACTTTCGGAGAAAAGTTTCCCGCGTTTAGTGGCGCACAGGCGAGCCTTCTACTCCTGGCTGGAAAGGGAAGCAGAGGAGGTGGCCAGGTTCGCGCCGACGCATAATTGGGCCAACCTCTTCCCGACGATAGTGGTGTACCGGCTCCCTGGAAGAGGTGTTGGAGGGCTGCAACTCGGCCAGGCAGCGCAGGGGCGTGCTGAAGCCACGCACAGAGGAGTTGGGTGGCGATGA
- a CDS encoding flippase: protein MGSLKRNTLFVTIGQAVRLVLAVVLYAYACRFLGDKDFGRYALATTVMFFVLLVDDFGINTWIVREVARQRSAGQRLFGVASGMKVAFIPLAVLLVIVVGLVMGYDRRTVTAISIVAGYGVLSSFSAMCCSMFRAHEQMQFDALLNIVEKGVIFAIGLLALKRGFGLYGLSWAFVVGGMVSLILGLAILRRKFFVPRLCFDYEESTRIFRGAVVFGLSVFLTTLYNRVDMVMLSLMKPPEVWGWYAAAHRLLNFTNQVPLVFMIALFPRLSHESVASKDELSRIFAKGFKYILVLALPIVAGVLLLADKIIYFFSGPGFGNAIPALQVLAVDAGLVFPNMLLAGLFGASNHQNRLLAVQTVGLIANASFNYLLIPRFAHVGAAYATVGTEALVLVACLAFACRRIVVLRGFAYLPKALGATAVMMAAVWALRGQHVLVAGAAGAVVYGALLLATRAVQVEEVLGLFRRGARPAVTTEP, encoded by the coding sequence ATGGGTAGCCTCAAGCGCAACACGCTGTTTGTCACCATTGGTCAGGCGGTGCGACTTGTCCTGGCGGTGGTGCTGTACGCCTATGCCTGCCGTTTTCTGGGCGACAAGGACTTTGGCAGGTACGCCTTGGCGACCACGGTGATGTTCTTCGTGCTCCTGGTCGACGATTTTGGCATCAACACCTGGATTGTGCGCGAGGTGGCCCGCCAGAGGAGCGCCGGGCAGCGTCTGTTTGGCGTAGCCAGCGGCATGAAGGTGGCCTTCATTCCGCTGGCCGTGCTCTTGGTGATAGTGGTTGGGCTGGTCATGGGTTACGACCGGCGTACCGTCACGGCTATCAGCATCGTCGCCGGCTATGGGGTGTTGTCGTCTTTTTCCGCCATGTGCTGCTCCATGTTTCGTGCCCATGAGCAGATGCAGTTCGATGCCCTGCTCAACATCGTGGAGAAAGGGGTGATCTTTGCCATCGGCCTGTTAGCCCTGAAGCGCGGCTTCGGTCTCTATGGGCTGTCGTGGGCCTTTGTGGTGGGCGGAATGGTGAGCCTCATTCTCGGCTTAGCAATCCTGCGCCGCAAGTTCTTTGTCCCCAGGCTTTGCTTCGACTATGAGGAGTCCACGCGCATCTTTCGTGGAGCAGTGGTGTTTGGACTGTCGGTTTTCCTCACTACCCTGTACAATCGGGTGGACATGGTCATGCTCTCCCTGATGAAGCCGCCCGAGGTATGGGGGTGGTATGCCGCCGCGCACCGGTTGCTGAACTTCACCAACCAGGTGCCGCTGGTGTTCATGATTGCCCTTTTCCCGCGCCTTTCCCACGAGAGCGTGGCCTCCAAGGACGAGCTGTCGCGCATCTTTGCCAAGGGGTTCAAGTACATACTGGTCCTGGCTTTGCCAATAGTGGCAGGCGTGCTCCTGCTTGCCGACAAGATCATCTACTTCTTCAGTGGTCCAGGGTTCGGGAACGCCATCCCTGCGCTGCAAGTGCTGGCCGTGGACGCGGGGCTTGTCTTTCCGAACATGCTGCTTGCCGGACTCTTCGGCGCCAGCAACCATCAGAACCGCCTGCTGGCTGTACAGACGGTGGGCTTGATCGCTAACGCCTCGTTCAATTACCTGCTCATCCCGCGCTTTGCCCATGTGGGCGCTGCCTATGCGACGGTGGGCACCGAGGCCTTGGTGTTGGTGGCGTGCCTTGCGTTCGCTTGCCGAAGGATTGTGGTGCTGCGCGGTTTCGCTTATCTGCCCAAGGCTCTTGGAGCCACAGCGGTCATGATGGCAGCGGTGTGGGCGCTGCGTGGCCAGCATGTTCTGGTCGCCGGGGCTGCGGGTGCCGTCGTCTACGGCGCGCTGCTCTTGGCCACACGCGCGGTGCAGGTGGAAGAGGTGCTGGGCCTGTTCAGACGGGGTGCCCGTCCTGCGGTTACCACCGAGCCCTGA